A window from Manis javanica isolate MJ-LG chromosome 10, MJ_LKY, whole genome shotgun sequence encodes these proteins:
- the TRIM50 gene encoding LOW QUALITY PROTEIN: E3 ubiquitin-protein ligase TRIM50 (The sequence of the model RefSeq protein was modified relative to this genomic sequence to represent the inferred CDS: inserted 4 bases in 2 codons; deleted 2 bases in 1 codon; substituted 1 base at 1 genomic stop codon) → MAWQVSMPELEDRLQCPICLEVFKEPLMLQCGHSHCKGCLVSPSRQLDSELHFPVCXSSSSQPSVSLALVIEALHHPGAPEPKECVHHQNPLILFCEKDQELIXSLCGLLGSHQHHKVTPISTAYSHMKEELAALISDLKQEQKKVDEHIAKQVNNRTRIVNESDGFSWVICHEFQELHHLVDEEKARYLQGVEGHPXGLVASLDLQLEQAPGTREQLGQAERVLEQFGNESHHEFIQKYHSMASR, encoded by the exons ATGGCATGGCAGGTGAGCATGCCTGAGCTGGAGGACCGCCTTCAGTGCCCCATCTGCCTGGAGGTCTTCAAGGAGCCCCTGATGCTGCAGTGTGGCCACTCCCACTGCAAGGGCTGCCTGGTGTCCCCGTCCCGCCAGCTGGACTCGGAGCTGCATTTCCCTGTGTG CAGCAGCAGCTCCCAGCCCAGTGTCTCCCTGGCGCTAGTGATCGAAGCCCTGCAC CACCCCGGGGCCCCAGAGCCCAAGGAGTGTGTGCACCACCAGAACCCGCTCATCCTCTTCTGTGAGAAGGACCAAGAGCTCAT TAGTCTCTGCGGCCTGCTGGGCTCCCACCAGCACCACAAGGTCACGCCCATCTCCACTGCCTACAGCCACATGAAG GAA GAGTTAGCGGCTCTCATCTCTGACCTGAAGCAGGAACAGAAGAAGGTGGATGAGCATATTGCCAAACAGGTGAACAACAGGACCCGGATTGTC AACGAGTCCGATGGCTTCAGCTGGGTGATCTGCCATGAGTTCCAGGAATTGCACCACCTGGTGGACGAGGAGAAGGCCCGGTACCTGCAAGGGGTGGAGGGTCACCCCTAAGGCCTCGTGGCTTCCCTGGACCTGCAGCTGGAGCAGGCTCCAGGAACTCGTGAGCAGCTGGGCCAGGCTGAGCGTGTGCTGGAGCAGTTCGGTAACGAGAGTCACCATGAATTCATCCAG AAGTACCACTCCATGGCCTCCAGGTAA